In Lactococcus protaetiae, the genomic window ACCGCGGGTCTTGATAGTGATTGGGATTTTTGTAAAAGTTAATAGAGCCGTCATGGTTGGAGCTGTAAGTGACAATTGTCGTGCCGGCCATCGTACCATCGGAGCTATAAGATAGAGTGACCGTAGTTTCAGGTTGAGTAATCGAGCCAGGATAGGAAAAGACAGCATGGTTTGATCCATTTTTAATGACAGTAATCGAAACTGGCTGGAAACTCTGATGATAATAAGCAAGCAAAGTCTCCGTGACTCTTGCATACTCAATTTGAGAAGTAGAATATCCAGCAAAAAGTGTTAAGCCACTAGAAGTTGTCTCGTTTTGTTGGTTGGTACTTTCTGGTACTTTAGTTTTTGTTTGAGATGAGCTTTTTTGTTGGCTACTTTGAGCTGATGCAGAGTTTTTCTCTTCTGAATGGTTGGAGTTTTTTGTACACGATATAAGTGAGAATACGGCTATTGTTGTCAATATTGTTAGGAGTAATTTTTTCATGTTTTTATTTTATCATAATAATATGAGAAGCATTCAGCAAAATAAAGGGTTCTGGATACTTTTTCACTTTAGCAAATATTGAAACCTAAAATGGATTTTCCTCTGAAATTCCAAGTTGGAGTCGGTCAAGTGGTTCGCCAAACATACCTGCCCAACCATCAAAGCCAGCTATAGATGTACCATCATCACAACAAACGTTTAGCCAACCAGTTCTGGCTGTAGTTTGAGAGCGGTAATAGCTTTGAGAGTAATGAGATGGAATGAAGTCAAGACTTATTCAGTGGGAGTTTCGACTCACCACTAAATTTAAGGTACAACCTCACATCTTCGATATGAGGTCACCTTGTCCAAGAAGTCTAGGCGCTAAAAGCGCCAACGCCCTATGGCAGTCGGACGAAATTCGAAGCTTGCCATTCCGACTAGGTGCTTTGCCTTTTGCTCTTGCTGCTTTAGCAGCTAAGCAAACGGACAGCGTAGCAACGAAGTTGCGTAGACCGTTCGCAGAACGGCGTGCGAAGCACGTAGCACCTTAGCGAGGATGGACAGCTGCTTCATCCCCTACCTAAGACAGGATAGCCGTTGTTGTTTTAGCAACTTATGGATATGCTAGTTGTTATACCTAGGTAGGGGTGTTAGCACACACTTGCTTTGATAAAATGTAATATCAATTCCCTAAACTTGTTTTAGGGTTTCATGAAAGACCATTCAACATATGTTATACCTATACCATCAGAATCCTCCTAATTTCCATAATGTTATGCAAATCAAAATATCATAGCAACTAATATATCATCATTCTCTCGTAAAAGATGGCTTCTTAAGCATTGATAAAAATGATTTTGGTATAATATAAACATGAAGTTTATCAAAAATAATAAATGGGCACTGCTTGCAAGTTTCGTTCTTCCAATTCTACTAATGGCAGCAACACTTGCTATGACTGGAATTTACTGGGGCAGTGGAAGGTCTATTTTGGCTGGAGATGCTTATCATCAGTATGTCGCCATTCATTCTCTTTATCGAAATATTCTACATTCTGGTGGTACGCAAGGATTTTTATATACCTTCACGAGCGGGCTAGGATTAAATCTTTATGCTTTTTCCGCCTATTATATGGGGAGTTTTTTCATGCCCCTCACATTTTTCTTTAATGTTCATAATATGCCAGATGCTTTATATCTGATTACCCTTTTAAAATTTGGTTTTATTGGTTTATCAGCTTTTGTCAGTTTCAAAAATATGTATAAAAAGCTGTCAGTAATAATAGTAGTTGCTGTCAGCACTTCCTTTGCGCTGATGAGTTTTTTAACTTCACAACTTGAAATTATCATGTGGCTAGATGTTTTCATCTTGCTCCTCTAGTCATTTGGGGATTACATCGAATGATGGATACTGGTCATCGGTGGTTATATTTTGTCACACTTCTCATTTTATTCATTCAAAATTATTATTTTGGATTTATGGTTGCGCTCTTCCTTGTTCTTTATTTCTCGGCTCGCAACCTAGCAAAATGGTCTTGGAAAAAGACCTTTGATTTTGTGATTACATCGGGATTAGCAGGCTTTTCTAGCCTTATCATGTTACTGCCAATGTATCTTGATTTAAAGGCAAATAATTCTGACGCCCTATCAGTGCTGGCAGGAACTTTCACAGATAATTCTCATCCATTAGACATTTTTGCTAAGAACTTTGTTGGTTCTTATGATACGACTCAATTTTCTGCTGTACCAATGATTTATGTTGGTATGATGCCATTTGCGCTTGCTATTCTCTTCTTTTTTACGCGTTCAGTACAGTTTAAAACAAAGCTGGCTTATCTTGGGATTATTGTATTCCTTATTGCCTCTTTTTACTTACAAGTTTTAGATTTATTTTGGCAAGGAATGCACTCTCCCAATATGTTTTTGCACAGATATGCATTTTTGTTCAGTCTGATTATTGTACTGATGGCTTTAGAAAGCCTTGTCAGATGGCATGAATTTAAAACTTGGCACGTTATTTTACTGACAACTTTTCTGTCAGTAGGCTTTCTTGCCACAGTTATGTTTGGCAACTATAAATACCTTGAATCTAGCCCTGTCCTTTTGACTTTTCTCTTTGGATTAGCTTATTTTATCTTATCTATGAGTTCCATTAGAAATTGGATTCCTTCTCATCTGTTTGTTATTATTCTCTCAATTTTTATGATTATCGAAAGTGGTATTAACAGTTTATATCAGATTCAAGGTGTTCAAAAAGAATGGAATTTTGCTAGTCGCGAATACTACAACACTCAGGTCAAACTCCTCAATCCGATTGCTAAAGAAATCCAGAATCTGACCGGAACAACATTCGCCAGAGCAGATAACACAACACCAGATACCGCCAATGATGGCATGAAGTATGGATTTAATGCCATCTCACAATTTTCATCAGTGAGAAATAGCAATTCTAGTAGAGTCATGCGGGAACTCGGTTTTCACACTGATGATACTTTTTTAAACCTGCGCTACCCTGGTAACACGCTCTTAATGGATTCTCTGTTTGGTGTTACTTATAACATCAATCAATTTCAGCCCGATAAATATGGATTTTCTCTTGTTTCTACTGACAAAAACTTGTCAGCACTTACAAAGAATCGCTTGGCACAAAGCCTTGGAATTTTCGTTCCAGGCGGTTTCAAAGATGCCCAACTTTCAACTTCTGATCAAACATCAGACATTATAAAAAATCAAACCAACTTTCTGTCAGCACTGACAAAAACAAAATCATCTATTTTTAAAGAATTTTACACGACAAGTGAGCATACAGATGATAAAATCACAGGATATAGTAACTCAGTCACCCTGACGCGCAAGAAAACATCGACTGCAACAGATGTCTCGGTCACTTATGGCATTACTGCACCCGCTCATAGTCAAATTTATCTGTCTGTTCCAAATATCAGCTATATCAGTGATTCCGCAACAAATACGATGATTAACATCAGCTCAAGTAGCCAAGGTGTAACACACTCTTTGGCAAATTATTACGTTGGCACAAATGATACTGGTCGCTTTTTCAATTTAGGTGCTTTCTCAAATTCTACTCCACTCAAAGTGACACTTTCATTCCCAGAAAATTCGCAAGTCAGCTTTGATACGACGTCATTTTGGAGCTTAAATACACAACTCTACACAAGCGAAATGAATAAATTAAAAGCACATAGCCCACAAGTACAACTCATTAAAAATGGTGCAAAATTAGCTTATTCTGAAAAAGAAGCTGGTGACATTTTCCTTACCCTTCCTTATGATAAGGGTTGGACTGCTCAACTCGACGGTAAAACAATCAGCATTACCAGAGCGCAAAATGGCTTCAGTAAAATCCATGTTCCCGCTGGAACCCATAGCTTAACTTTACGCTTTTTCCCACAAGGCTTGAAAGTAGGTATTATTTGCTTTATCAGCGGAATTTTGTTATTTATAACTTATGACCGTATCGCTAAGAAAAACAGAAAATCAGGAGGTTCAAAAAGATGAAAACTAAATCACTTATTCCAGCCGTACTCGGTATCTGCGTTGTTCTCGCTATCCCTATAAGTTACTCATTAAAAACCAAGTCTATTGAAGTCAAATTCAATAAAGGTGGGTTATTGAATCCAGAATTATACAATAAGAAAAGTGTTGATTAATCAACACTTTTTATTTTTACTTTAGTCAGTAACAATGAATTCAAAATCACAGAAACAGAGGATAAGCTCATCGCGGCAGCCGCAAGCATTGGATTTAATAAACCCAAAGCCGCCAGTGGAATTCCAATGATATTATAGACAAAAGCCCAAAAATAATTTTGCTTAATCTTCATCATCGTTCTTTTTGCTACTTCAAAAAATGATAACAATTTGTGAAGCTGACCACCAATAACTGTCACATCTCCTGCTTCCATCGCAATGTCAGATCCTGTAGCCATCGCCATCCCAATAGTTGCCGAAGACAGCGCAATCGCATCATTGATTCCATCACCAACCATCATAGATTGTGGTGTTTTTTGCACAATTTCTGCTTTTTGCTCTGGTGACAATCCTGCACTCACTTCATCAAGTTTTACAATTTCTTGAATTTTATGAGCTGACACCTCATTATCCCCTGTCAGCATCACAGTTTTTAATCCTTGCTTGCGAAGTCTATCAATGACAGCTACACTCTCTGTTTTTACAGTAGAGGCAAATGTTGCAACAGCAAGCAGCTGCGTTTCATTCGCTAGATAAATCACTGTATCATCCGTTTCAAAAGGAATCGTTAAATTCAAATCATTCATTAACTTGTCATTACCTGCAAAATATTTTTGACCAGCAATTTCTGCTGACAAACCTCGTCCAGCGATTTCTGTCAGCGCTGACAACTCATACAATTCTCCATCAAATTGAATGGATTGCGCTAACGGATGATTAGAATGTGCTTCAAGACTTGCAAGGATTTTGAAAGCATCATTACCACTCAAATCGTAAGAAGTTTCACTGACGAAAGTTTTTAAATTTCTGTCAGTACTGACAAAACTTCCGTCAGTAGCTGATGACACTTTAAAATCGGTTAATTCAAAATCTCCAGTCGTAATTGTACCCGTTTTATCAAAAAACACTGTTCCAATCATTCCTGCAAGCTCCAAAGCATTTGTATTTTTTATCAATAAACCATTCTTAGCCGCCAAGCCCGTTCCGGAAATAATCGCTGTTGGAGTCGCTAACCCCAAAGCACATGGACACGCAATCACCAAAACCGCTACCGAATGCATAATCGCTGTCAACAACACGCCACCTATCAACCAAGTTGCGATAAAAGCCATCAGAGCAATTCCAAGTACGATTGGCACAAAAATTCCCGAAATTTTATCCGCCAATTTTTGAATATTTGGTTTAGAACCTTGTGCCTCGCTCATCATCTCTACCATTCTAGAGATTGTCGAATCATTCAAATCATGCACAACAACAGCTTTAATCTCACCATCCAGATTAATTGCACCTTCAAAAAGCACATCATCATCTGCTTTCACAACAGGCAACGACTCTCCCGTCAAATGACTTTCATCAAAAGAAGCTTTCCCCGACAAAATCATTGCATCCAGTGGCACTTTCTCACCTGGAAGTATTTTGATAACATTACCAGTTTTGACCTGTTCAATTTCAAGGTCTCCATCCATTGTATGCACAAGTTTTGAACGCGTAGACATCAGCCCAGTGATAGCAGAACTTGTTTTTTCTTTAGCATTTTGCTCAAGGAGTTTTCCCATCACCACTAAAGTAATAATTACCATCGAAGACTCAAAGTTCAATGCATTTTCCTGTCCCATAAACACAGCCAAAATCAAACTTGAAAAATAAGCAACAGATGTTCCTAGCGCAACCAAAACATCCATATTTGCTGACTTATTTCGTAGCGCATGATAAGCACCAATATAAAAGCGACTTCCCACAATAAATTGCACAGGTGTAGCCAAAATAAATTGTAACACCGGATTGTGCAAAAACATGACCCAAACCAAGTCATGAAGTCCAAATATTGAAGCAAACATGGCAATCACCAGTGGCAAAGTCAAAACGACTGCTCCCCAGAAAGAATAACGCAGATTTCTCGCTTTTCTAGCCACCTCTTGAGCAATTTTTTCTTGATGCGCTTTATCATTTACAATCGCCCCATACCCAGCTTTTTCAACTAAAGCAATGATTTCTGCATCAGACATTGATTCATCAGCAACCACTTTTGCTTTCTCTGTTGCCAAATTTACTGTTGCCTCAGTAACTTTCTCTGAAGCATTCAGCGCCTTTGAAACCGTGTTAACACAATTTGCACAAGTCATTCCTGTAATAACGAAACTCTGACTTCTCATCTCATAAACCTGAATTCACAACACTTTACATTAGTGAACCCAATTCCTTTCTTCAAAAATTCTTCTCATAGAGCCTAACCAGTATCAGAAAAACTAATTAATATTTAACTTCGCATACGCTTGCTTTCGTTATAACCATAGTTTACACTTGTAAACAAACATTGTCAAGCACAAACTCACCGCTTTTTCAAATGCTCAAAAAACACAAGCCCTAACTTTATCCAAATACAAAAATCACCTCTGTCAAAGTGACAAAAGTGATACTCTATTATTAATTTACTTCAGATTAGTCGACAA contains:
- a CDS encoding heavy metal translocating P-type ATPase, with amino-acid sequence MRSQSFVITGMTCANCVNTVSKALNASEKVTEATVNLATEKAKVVADESMSDAEIIALVEKAGYGAIVNDKAHQEKIAQEVARKARNLRYSFWGAVVLTLPLVIAMFASIFGLHDLVWVMFLHNPVLQFILATPVQFIVGSRFYIGAYHALRNKSANMDVLVALGTSVAYFSSLILAVFMGQENALNFESSMVIITLVVMGKLLEQNAKEKTSSAITGLMSTRSKLVHTMDGDLEIEQVKTGNVIKILPGEKVPLDAMILSGKASFDESHLTGESLPVVKADDDVLFEGAINLDGEIKAVVVHDLNDSTISRMVEMMSEAQGSKPNIQKLADKISGIFVPIVLGIALMAFIATWLIGGVLLTAIMHSVAVLVIACPCALGLATPTAIISGTGLAAKNGLLIKNTNALELAGMIGTVFFDKTGTITTGDFELTDFKVSSATDGSFVSTDRNLKTFVSETSYDLSGNDAFKILASLEAHSNHPLAQSIQFDGELYELSALTEIAGRGLSAEIAGQKYFAGNDKLMNDLNLTIPFETDDTVIYLANETQLLAVATFASTVKTESVAVIDRLRKQGLKTVMLTGDNEVSAHKIQEIVKLDEVSAGLSPEQKAEIVQKTPQSMMVGDGINDAIALSSATIGMAMATGSDIAMEAGDVTVIGGQLHKLLSFFEVAKRTMMKIKQNYFWAFVYNIIGIPLAALGLLNPMLAAAAMSLSSVSVILNSLLLTKVKIKSVD